The following proteins come from a genomic window of Sphaerisporangium rubeum:
- a CDS encoding DJ-1/PfpI family protein encodes MHVAIPLYPRFTALDAVGPYTVLAFAPGHQVTFVAETPGPVVDDRGTLSLTATATYADLPTPDVILVPGGPGTLQAMSDPTLLNWLRQADPHTRWTTSVCSGSYILATAGLLTGRKATTHWAVLDGLHNLGATPVANRVVIDGKYVTAAGVSAGIDMALTLLAEATDIPTAETVQLAIEYDPEPPFQAGSPASASPEIRERALSLIV; translated from the coding sequence ATGCACGTAGCCATCCCCTTGTACCCCCGCTTCACCGCTCTCGACGCCGTGGGCCCCTACACCGTCCTCGCCTTCGCCCCCGGCCACCAGGTCACCTTCGTGGCCGAAACCCCCGGCCCCGTGGTGGACGACCGAGGCACCCTCTCCCTGACCGCCACCGCCACCTACGCCGACCTCCCCACCCCCGACGTCATCCTCGTCCCCGGCGGCCCCGGCACCCTGCAAGCCATGTCCGACCCCACCCTCCTGAACTGGCTCCGGCAAGCCGACCCCCACACCCGCTGGACCACCTCCGTCTGCAGCGGCTCCTACATCCTCGCCACCGCCGGCCTCCTCACCGGCCGCAAGGCCACCACCCACTGGGCCGTCCTCGACGGCCTCCACAACCTAGGCGCCACCCCCGTGGCGAACCGAGTGGTCATCGACGGCAAGTACGTCACCGCCGCCGGCGTCTCCGCCGGCATAGACATGGCTCTCACCCTCCTCGCCGAAGCCACCGACATCCCCACCGCCGAGACCGTCCAGCTCGCCATCGAGTACGACCCCGAGCCTCCCTTCCAGGCCGGCTCTCCGGCGTCGGCGTCACCGGAGATACGGGAGCGCGCGCTCAGCCTGATCGTCTGA
- a CDS encoding metal ABC transporter permease, with protein sequence MIEMLQFDFMWRALAAALLVGLAAPAVGVFVVQRRLALLGDGIGHVALTGVALGFLTGTAPVLTAVVVAVLGAVVIELVRARGRTTGDVALALLFYGGIAGGVLLIGLAPGGSNSTLTSYLFGSISSVTSADVWVIAILTAFVLGVVAVFGRELFVLCQDEEVARVNGLPVRFLSLLIAVTAALTVVIAMRVVGLLLVSALMVVPVATGQQVTRSFTATMLLAMLLGVVSTVGGLTTAFYAGVAPGAAIVLLALAGFGVALVAGRFVRRGRVAGMERDRAAMAAGS encoded by the coding sequence ATGATCGAGATGCTCCAGTTCGACTTCATGTGGCGCGCGCTCGCCGCGGCGCTGCTCGTGGGCCTCGCCGCGCCGGCGGTCGGCGTCTTCGTCGTCCAGCGGCGGCTCGCGCTGCTCGGCGACGGCATCGGCCACGTCGCGCTGACCGGCGTGGCGCTCGGCTTCCTCACCGGCACCGCGCCGGTCCTCACCGCCGTCGTCGTGGCCGTGCTCGGCGCGGTCGTCATCGAGCTCGTCCGCGCCAGGGGCCGCACCACCGGGGACGTCGCGCTCGCGCTGCTGTTCTACGGCGGCATCGCCGGCGGCGTGCTGCTCATCGGCCTGGCCCCCGGCGGCAGCAACTCGACGCTCACGTCCTACCTGTTCGGGTCGATCAGCAGCGTCACCTCGGCGGACGTGTGGGTCATCGCGATCCTCACGGCGTTCGTGCTCGGCGTTGTCGCCGTGTTCGGCCGTGAGCTGTTCGTGCTGTGCCAGGACGAGGAGGTCGCCAGGGTCAACGGCCTGCCGGTGCGCTTCCTCAGCCTGCTGATCGCCGTCACCGCCGCGCTGACCGTCGTCATCGCGATGCGCGTGGTCGGCCTGCTGCTGGTCAGCGCGCTCATGGTGGTCCCGGTCGCCACCGGCCAGCAGGTGACCCGCAGCTTCACCGCCACCATGCTGCTCGCCATGCTGCTCGGCGTGGTGTCCACCGTCGGCGGCCTCACCACGGCGTTCTACGCCGGTGTCGCGCCTGGCGCGGCGATCGTGCTGCTCGCGCTCGCCGGCTTCGGCGTCGCGCTGGTCGCGGGCCGCTTCGTGCGGCGCGGCCGGGTCGCGGGCATGGAACGCGACCGGGCCGCGATGGCGGCCGGATCATGA
- a CDS encoding metal ABC transporter ATP-binding protein, which produces MTSSAQATGVSERSTAAAAPVAFAMSGGQVSLDGRRVLRGVDLTITAGEVVAVLGANGSGKSTLIRALLGLIPLSGGTTELYGVPPARFRDWWRVGYVPQRLSAGGGVPATVREVVASGRIARRGRLRRARPEDRAAVARALAAVDLTDRAGDPVGFLSGGQQQRVLIARALAGEPDTFVMDEPTAGVDATSQHQLAATLTGLVEEGRTVLLVTHELGPLAPLITRSIVLRDGVVAHDGRPAEDAACHPRPGHELEQPHAYDVSGGPMNPGTVR; this is translated from the coding sequence ATGACCTCATCAGCCCAGGCCACCGGCGTGTCCGAGCGGAGCACCGCCGCCGCCGCGCCGGTGGCGTTCGCCATGTCAGGCGGCCAGGTGAGCCTGGACGGCCGCCGTGTGCTGCGCGGTGTCGATCTGACGATCACGGCAGGCGAGGTCGTCGCCGTGCTCGGCGCCAACGGCTCGGGCAAGTCCACCCTGATCCGGGCCCTGCTCGGCCTGATCCCGCTGTCCGGCGGCACGACCGAGCTGTACGGCGTGCCACCCGCGCGGTTCCGTGACTGGTGGCGCGTCGGCTACGTGCCGCAGCGCCTGTCGGCCGGCGGCGGTGTGCCGGCCACCGTGCGCGAGGTCGTGGCGTCCGGCAGGATCGCACGCCGCGGCCGGCTGCGCCGCGCGCGACCCGAGGACCGCGCCGCCGTGGCGCGCGCACTGGCCGCCGTCGACCTCACCGACCGGGCCGGCGACCCCGTCGGTTTCCTGTCCGGCGGCCAGCAGCAGCGCGTGCTCATCGCGCGGGCCCTCGCCGGGGAGCCGGACACGTTCGTGATGGACGAGCCGACCGCCGGGGTGGACGCCACCAGCCAGCACCAGCTCGCCGCCACCCTCACCGGCCTCGTCGAGGAAGGCAGGACCGTGCTGCTCGTCACCCACGAGCTCGGCCCGCTCGCTCCGCTGATCACGCGGTCGATCGTGCTGCGCGACGGCGTGGTCGCGCACGACGGCCGGCCCGCCGAGGACGCCGCGTGCCACCCGCGGCCCGGACACGAGCTGGAACAGCCGCACGCCTACGACGTCTCAGGCGGCCCGATGAACCCGGGGACCGTCCGATGA
- a CDS encoding aKG-HExxH-type peptide beta-hydroxylase codes for MKPRRPTMPAGLFDRIAAGEGGGRALRVLSAAEYGKRLMLLRAVVDEATARAHPEVETARRAYGTLAVLQRRAPGAVREVLAYPGVGALAVAVLRGLAGGGLDRGLEARSGPRADVTLDSSAATLAGPGVGPGWLASVAAAAAVRARVSMSVPVRVHGRGVVLPSLGLAEFPRAAEGQEAIVLTGGAGAAVATGDQVVRVPEDPHQESGPWLGLRRLAVGTGRDTLTLLVDDVDPLRFPLLDRCAPRLSRDDVAAWRAVLTPAWRLLVRTHGGVAAETMAGLKVLVPLRPPSGATSSAAFGSLVLALPPDPVTLALSLAREIQHAKLSALGALFPLIGPENGEMLPVPWGDDPRPVGALVHDAYAHLGTAAFWSRQTRVPQPPEALRHARTELARWSRAAWDVTTILLAGDHLTPQGHRFTTGMRRSLSTLRTTPPA; via the coding sequence GTGAAACCCCGGCGGCCCACCATGCCGGCCGGGCTGTTCGACCGGATCGCCGCAGGTGAAGGTGGTGGTCGCGCGCTGCGGGTGCTGTCCGCCGCCGAGTACGGCAAGCGGCTGATGCTCCTGCGCGCCGTCGTGGACGAGGCCACGGCCCGGGCCCATCCGGAGGTGGAGACGGCCCGGCGCGCGTACGGCACCCTCGCCGTGTTGCAGCGCCGAGCTCCCGGCGCGGTACGGGAGGTGCTGGCTTACCCCGGTGTCGGCGCCTTGGCCGTCGCCGTGCTACGCGGCCTCGCCGGCGGCGGCCTGGATCGCGGCCTGGAGGCCCGCTCCGGTCCGCGGGCCGACGTGACGCTCGATTCGTCCGCAGCGACGCTCGCCGGCCCCGGCGTGGGGCCGGGGTGGCTGGCATCGGTGGCCGCGGCGGCGGCGGTGCGAGCGCGGGTCTCCATGTCGGTGCCGGTGCGGGTGCACGGACGTGGGGTGGTGCTGCCGTCGCTCGGGCTGGCCGAGTTCCCCCGGGCCGCCGAAGGCCAGGAGGCCATCGTGCTGACGGGTGGCGCGGGGGCCGCGGTGGCGACCGGGGATCAGGTGGTCCGGGTGCCTGAGGACCCGCACCAGGAGTCGGGTCCGTGGCTCGGGTTGCGGCGGCTCGCCGTCGGCACCGGCCGGGACACACTGACCCTGCTCGTCGACGATGTGGACCCTCTGCGGTTCCCGCTGCTCGACCGCTGTGCCCCGCGCCTGTCCCGGGACGACGTCGCGGCGTGGCGCGCCGTGCTCACCCCCGCGTGGCGTCTGCTCGTGCGGACCCACGGCGGGGTCGCCGCCGAGACTATGGCCGGGCTCAAAGTTCTGGTGCCGCTGCGTCCGCCGTCCGGCGCCACCTCGTCCGCGGCCTTCGGCTCCCTGGTCCTGGCCCTGCCGCCTGACCCGGTCACGCTGGCCCTGTCGTTGGCGCGGGAGATACAACACGCCAAGCTGTCGGCCCTCGGCGCCTTGTTCCCCCTGATCGGCCCCGAGAACGGCGAAATGCTCCCCGTTCCCTGGGGAGACGATCCCCGTCCCGTAGGCGCTCTCGTCCACGACGCCTACGCGCACCTCGGCACGGCCGCCTTCTGGTCCCGCCAGACCCGCGTCCCCCAGCCCCCCGAGGCCCTGCGCCACGCGCGGACCGAACTGGCCCGCTGGAGCAGGGCCGCCTGGGACGTGACGACGATCCTGCTGGCCGGCGACCACCTCACCCCCCAAGGCCACCGCTTCACCACCGGCATGCGCCGCTCCCTCTCGACCTTGCGAACCACGCCACCCGCGTGA
- a CDS encoding antibiotic biosynthesis monooxygenase family protein: MLAFIRYTVPEARSGEFVASATAILERFAAQDGYRGGQLGRSADEPHLWALVSTWDGAGFYRRALSAARMEMYPLMTLMLNEPSAFEVVVSSP, translated from the coding sequence ATGCTCGCTTTCATCAGATACACGGTGCCGGAAGCCAGGAGCGGCGAGTTCGTCGCGTCGGCGACGGCGATCCTGGAACGGTTCGCGGCGCAGGACGGCTACCGCGGCGGCCAGCTCGGACGTTCCGCCGACGAGCCGCACCTGTGGGCCCTGGTGAGCACGTGGGACGGGGCCGGCTTCTACCGCAGAGCCCTGTCGGCGGCCCGCATGGAGATGTACCCTCTGATGACGCTCATGCTGAACGAGCCGAGCGCCTTCGAGGTCGTGGTGAGCAGCCCGTGA
- a CDS encoding GlxA family transcriptional regulator, with protein MQRRVVIVIYEGFQLLDLAGPSDVFTTATLLTGDDGYTVHVAAPRAGEVTARGGVTVTARTALADVPTPIDTLMIVGGLGIESHLTDPDLTPHVTRLASASRRVTSVCSGAFLLAETGLLTGRRCTTHWLVADQLATRYPDVEVDPDPIYVKDGHTWTSAGVTAGIDLSLALVAEDHGHRLARDVASGLVVYLHRPGGQSQFSTPLHATTPPAEHLRDLQAYIDANPAADLSVPTLARRAGMSDRHFSRVFTQQTGIPPGRYVERSRADAARRLLETTTHPLPTIARTTGLGAPETLYRVFRRHWRTSPGDYRRRFQSKEP; from the coding sequence ATGCAGCGCCGTGTCGTCATCGTCATCTACGAGGGATTCCAGCTCCTCGACCTCGCCGGACCCTCCGACGTCTTCACCACCGCGACCCTCCTGACCGGCGACGACGGCTACACGGTCCACGTCGCGGCCCCCCGGGCCGGCGAGGTCACCGCACGAGGCGGCGTCACCGTCACCGCGCGCACAGCCCTCGCCGACGTCCCCACCCCGATCGACACCCTGATGATCGTCGGCGGCCTCGGCATAGAGAGCCACCTGACCGACCCGGACCTCACCCCCCACGTCACCCGCCTGGCGTCCGCCTCCCGCCGCGTCACCTCCGTCTGCAGCGGCGCCTTCCTCCTCGCCGAGACCGGCCTCCTCACCGGCAGACGCTGCACCACCCACTGGCTCGTCGCCGACCAGCTCGCCACCCGCTACCCCGACGTCGAGGTCGACCCCGACCCCATCTACGTCAAGGACGGCCACACCTGGACCTCCGCAGGCGTCACCGCCGGCATCGACCTCTCCCTGGCACTCGTGGCCGAGGACCACGGCCACCGCCTGGCCCGCGACGTGGCCAGCGGCCTCGTCGTCTACCTCCACCGCCCCGGCGGCCAGAGCCAGTTCAGCACCCCCCTGCACGCCACCACCCCACCCGCCGAACACCTCCGCGACCTCCAGGCCTACATAGACGCCAACCCCGCCGCCGACCTCTCCGTCCCCACCCTGGCCCGCCGCGCCGGCATGAGCGACCGCCACTTCTCCCGCGTCTTCACCCAGCAGACCGGCATCCCCCCAGGCCGCTACGTGGAACGCAGCCGGGCCGACGCCGCACGCCGCCTCCTCGAGACCACGACACACCCCCTGCCGACCATCGCCAGAACCACCGGGCTAGGCGCTCCGGAAACCCTCTACCGGGTCTTCCGCCGCCACTGGCGAACCTCCCCAGGCGACTACCGCCGCCGCTTCCAGTCCAAGGAGCCCTGA
- a CDS encoding N-acetylmuramoyl-L-alanine amidase: protein MVFPVWPCAPRRAVFQMTALVLAGVTWCGGMGTGAQEPADPARARQKAFRVAALAYGVPEKVLLAVSYLESRWDANQGVPSVTGGYGPMHLTDARTALRGRTPPVPAGPDLQRVDEAARLTGLPGERLITDPDANVLGGAALLATYQRELGGRPVSDPAAWYDAVARYAGTGAGQGFADEVFAVLRSGASRVTDDGQRVTLARLGGITPPVSGDGPRVASPAARERQSAPARLGEGRDVECPRGVECEWLPAPYERLPGGKYGNHDVADRPRDQSIDYIVLHDTEATYAQTLKMVADPAYVSWHYTIRSADGHIAQHVRTKDVAWHSGNWYVNAHSIGIEHEGFLAKAGAWYTEAMYRSSARLVRYLARRFGVPLDRAHILGHDNVPGTVPSAVAGMHVDPGPYWDWGHYFALLGRPVRATGGRDAGLVTIRTDYPRYRPRFTGCGGVDCPPHGSASVWLHTAPSDDAPLVRDVGRRPTGETTYDVYDHGARATTGQRFAVAGRRGDWTAVWYLGQLAWFHNPTNRPTAVETEGFVVTPRRGLDVVPVYGRAYPERGAYPKGVPVQDVTPLQYAFPRGQRYAVGRATRGEYFHANTPDPEEHRVVRGRVVYFQIQFGHRVAFVKASDVRVLRPDSTTG, encoded by the coding sequence GTGGTGTTCCCCGTGTGGCCGTGCGCGCCTCGGCGCGCCGTGTTCCAGATGACGGCGCTGGTGCTGGCCGGAGTGACCTGGTGCGGCGGCATGGGGACGGGTGCGCAGGAGCCCGCCGATCCGGCGCGGGCCCGGCAGAAGGCGTTCCGGGTGGCGGCGCTGGCGTACGGGGTGCCGGAGAAGGTGCTGCTCGCGGTGTCGTACCTGGAGTCGCGGTGGGACGCCAACCAGGGGGTGCCGAGCGTCACCGGTGGGTACGGGCCCATGCATCTCACGGACGCGCGCACGGCGCTGCGGGGCCGGACGCCGCCGGTGCCGGCGGGGCCGGACCTGCAGCGGGTGGACGAGGCGGCGCGGCTCACCGGGCTGCCGGGTGAGCGGCTCATCACCGATCCGGACGCCAACGTTCTCGGTGGCGCGGCACTACTCGCCACCTACCAGCGGGAACTCGGCGGCCGGCCGGTGAGCGACCCGGCGGCGTGGTACGACGCGGTGGCACGGTACGCGGGGACCGGCGCGGGGCAGGGGTTCGCCGACGAGGTGTTCGCGGTCCTGCGTTCCGGCGCGTCGCGGGTCACCGACGACGGCCAGCGCGTGACCCTCGCCAGGCTCGGCGGGATCACTCCCCCGGTGTCCGGCGACGGCCCGCGCGTGGCGTCGCCTGCGGCGCGGGAACGTCAGAGCGCGCCGGCGCGGCTCGGGGAGGGACGTGACGTGGAGTGTCCGCGAGGTGTGGAGTGCGAGTGGCTGCCCGCGCCGTACGAGCGGCTGCCCGGTGGCAAGTACGGCAACCACGACGTGGCGGACCGGCCGAGGGACCAGAGCATCGACTACATCGTGCTGCACGACACCGAGGCGACGTACGCGCAGACCCTGAAGATGGTGGCCGACCCGGCGTACGTGAGCTGGCACTACACCATCAGGTCGGCCGACGGTCACATCGCGCAGCACGTGCGCACCAAGGACGTGGCGTGGCACTCCGGCAACTGGTACGTCAACGCGCACTCCATCGGCATCGAGCACGAGGGTTTCCTCGCCAAGGCCGGGGCCTGGTACACCGAGGCGATGTACCGCAGCTCGGCGCGCCTGGTGCGCTACCTGGCCAGGCGGTTCGGCGTCCCGCTCGACCGCGCGCACATCCTCGGTCACGACAACGTGCCGGGCACGGTGCCGAGCGCGGTGGCCGGCATGCATGTCGACCCGGGGCCGTACTGGGACTGGGGGCACTACTTCGCGCTGCTCGGCCGGCCGGTCAGGGCCACCGGCGGCCGGGACGCGGGGCTGGTGACGATCCGCACCGACTACCCGCGGTACCGGCCGAGGTTCACCGGCTGCGGCGGCGTGGACTGCCCGCCGCACGGCTCGGCGTCGGTGTGGCTGCACACCGCGCCGAGCGACGACGCGCCGCTGGTGCGTGACGTCGGCCGCAGACCCACCGGCGAGACGACGTACGACGTGTACGACCACGGCGCGCGGGCCACCACGGGCCAGCGGTTCGCCGTCGCGGGACGCAGGGGTGACTGGACGGCGGTGTGGTACCTCGGTCAGCTCGCGTGGTTCCACAACCCGACGAACCGTCCGACGGCCGTCGAGACCGAGGGGTTCGTCGTCACGCCGCGCCGCGGCCTGGACGTCGTGCCGGTGTACGGCCGGGCCTATCCCGAGCGCGGCGCGTACCCCAAGGGGGTGCCGGTGCAGGACGTCACACCGCTGCAGTACGCGTTCCCCCGAGGTCAGCGGTACGCCGTGGGCCGGGCCACCCGCGGCGAGTACTTCCACGCGAACACCCCGGACCCGGAGGAGCACCGGGTGGTGCGGGGACGAGTGGTGTACTTCCAGATCCAGTTCGGGCACCGTGTGGCGTTCGTGAAGGCGTCCGATGTGCGGGTGCTGCGGCCCGACTCGACGACGGGTTGA
- a CDS encoding TetR/AcrR family transcriptional regulator, with protein sequence MPRPSDTRQRIQSAARELFARQGVHKTSLQEIADRLGITKPALYYHFASREDLVRSIVQPLIEDGERFVREQEAKDHVDPRELLGGFFDFHYRHRDDIMLVLTEMTTIAELGLIETVVTWRTRLSVFLVGPDPTLAQATRAVVALGGLQDCTVQFSDVPEPELRKATVDAACAALGI encoded by the coding sequence ATGCCACGTCCCTCCGACACCAGGCAGCGCATCCAATCGGCCGCGCGTGAACTCTTCGCGCGCCAAGGCGTGCACAAGACGAGCCTCCAGGAGATCGCCGACCGCCTCGGCATCACCAAACCGGCCCTCTACTACCACTTCGCCTCACGCGAAGACCTGGTCCGCAGCATCGTCCAGCCCCTCATCGAGGACGGCGAACGCTTCGTACGCGAACAGGAGGCCAAGGACCACGTCGACCCCCGCGAACTCCTCGGCGGCTTCTTCGACTTCCACTACCGCCACCGCGACGACATCATGCTCGTCCTCACCGAGATGACCACCATCGCCGAACTCGGCCTCATCGAAACCGTCGTGACCTGGCGCACCCGCCTCTCCGTCTTCCTGGTGGGCCCCGACCCCACCCTCGCGCAGGCCACCCGCGCCGTGGTGGCCCTAGGCGGCCTGCAGGACTGCACCGTCCAGTTCTCCGACGTCCCGGAACCCGAACTCCGCAAGGCCACCGTCGACGCCGCCTGCGCCGCGCTCGGCATCTGA
- a CDS encoding glycine--tRNA ligase, with protein MARRTDIMDTIVSLAKRRGIVYPSSEIYGGLRASWDYGPLGVELKNNVKRAWWKSMVQGREDVVGLDSSVILAREVWEASGHVKEFVDPLTECQSCHKRYRADHLEEAYAEKHGGRAPENGLADLTCPNCGTKGAFTSPRMFNGLLKTFLGAVEDESGLAYLRPETAQGIFINYLNVQQSSRKKIPFGIGQIGKSFRNEITPGNFIFRTREFEQMEMEFFVKPGSDEEWHQYWIDERLAWYVDLGIDRDNLRMYEHPKDKLSHYSKRTVDIEYRFNFTGTEWGELEGIANRTDFDLSTHAAASGTDLSFFEQESGERYVPYVIEPAAGVDRCTLTFMIDAYTVDEAPNAKGVMEQRTVMRLDHRLAPVKAAVLPLSRNADLSPKARDLATRLRRRWNVEFDDAGAIGRRYRRQDEIGTPFCITVDFDTLEDHAVTIRERDSMAQKRIALDQVEGYLRQHLND; from the coding sequence ATGGCCCGCCGTACCGACATCATGGACACGATCGTCAGCCTCGCCAAACGCCGCGGGATCGTCTACCCGTCGAGCGAGATCTACGGCGGGCTGCGCGCGTCCTGGGACTACGGCCCGCTCGGTGTCGAGCTCAAGAACAACGTCAAGCGCGCCTGGTGGAAGTCCATGGTCCAGGGCCGTGAGGATGTCGTCGGCCTGGACTCCTCGGTGATCCTCGCGCGTGAGGTCTGGGAGGCCAGCGGCCACGTCAAGGAGTTCGTCGACCCGCTGACCGAGTGCCAGTCGTGTCACAAGCGGTACCGCGCCGACCACCTCGAGGAGGCCTACGCCGAGAAGCACGGCGGCCGGGCCCCCGAGAACGGCCTCGCCGATCTCACCTGCCCCAACTGCGGCACCAAGGGTGCGTTCACCTCGCCGCGCATGTTCAACGGCCTGCTGAAGACCTTCCTCGGCGCCGTCGAGGACGAGTCGGGTCTGGCGTACCTGCGGCCGGAGACCGCGCAGGGCATCTTCATCAACTACCTCAACGTGCAGCAGTCCTCGCGCAAGAAGATCCCGTTCGGCATCGGCCAGATCGGCAAGTCGTTCCGCAACGAGATCACCCCCGGCAACTTCATCTTCCGCACCCGCGAGTTCGAGCAGATGGAGATGGAGTTCTTCGTCAAGCCCGGCAGCGACGAGGAGTGGCACCAGTACTGGATCGACGAGCGTCTCGCCTGGTACGTCGACCTCGGCATCGACCGCGACAACCTGCGCATGTACGAGCACCCCAAGGACAAGCTGTCCCACTACTCCAAGCGCACCGTCGACATCGAGTACCGCTTCAACTTCACCGGCACCGAGTGGGGTGAGCTCGAAGGCATCGCCAACCGCACCGACTTCGACCTCAGCACCCACGCCGCCGCCTCCGGCACCGACCTGTCCTTCTTCGAGCAGGAGTCCGGCGAACGCTACGTCCCGTACGTCATCGAACCCGCCGCCGGCGTCGACCGCTGCACCCTGACCTTCATGATCGACGCCTACACCGTCGACGAGGCCCCCAACGCCAAGGGTGTGATGGAACAGCGCACCGTGATGCGCCTGGACCACCGCCTGGCCCCCGTCAAGGCCGCCGTCCTCCCGTTGTCCCGCAACGCCGACCTCTCCCCGAAGGCCCGCGACCTGGCCACCCGGCTCCGCCGCCGCTGGAACGTCGAGTTCGACGACGCCGGCGCCATCGGCCGCCGCTACCGCCGCCAGGACGAGATCGGCACCCCCTTCTGCATCACCGTCGACTTCGACACCCTCGAGGACCACGCGGTGACCATCCGCGAACGCGACTCCATGGCCCAGAAGCGCATAGCCCTCGACCAGGTCGAAGGCTACCTCCGCCAGCACCTCAACGACTGA
- a CDS encoding Fur family transcriptional regulator, whose product MTSKREAVRLVLAGSTSFRSAQDIYAQMRADGAKIGLTTVYRALQSLADAGQVDTLRTDDGESVYRACATGGHHHHLVCRNCGRTVEVAGPAVERWADAVGAEHGFTSITHTVEVFGVCAACRAVASAG is encoded by the coding sequence ATGACGAGCAAGCGCGAGGCCGTACGGCTCGTGCTGGCCGGCAGCACGAGTTTCCGCAGCGCGCAGGACATCTACGCGCAGATGCGGGCCGATGGCGCCAAGATCGGCCTTACCACCGTGTACCGCGCGTTGCAGTCGCTCGCCGACGCCGGTCAGGTCGACACGCTGCGCACCGACGACGGTGAGTCGGTCTACCGGGCCTGCGCCACCGGCGGCCACCACCATCACCTGGTCTGCCGCAACTGCGGCCGCACGGTCGAGGTCGCCGGGCCCGCCGTGGAGCGCTGGGCCGACGCGGTCGGCGCCGAGCACGGCTTCACGTCGATCACCCACACCGTCGAGGTCTTCGGCGTCTGCGCCGCCTGCCGGGCCGTCGCGTCGGCCGGCTGA
- a CDS encoding FAD-dependent monooxygenase: MRVLVSGASVAGPVLAYWLTRYGFEVTVVERAPAPRKAGGHSVDLFRPAMDISERMGVLPRVEALATGTDRLVIHRPGVKKPVTLDLTKVFGATSDRHVEIMRDDLSEIYYDATKDDIEYVFGDSITTIEDDGQVRFERGQQRRFDLVVGADGLHSNVRRLVFGPEKDYTTFIGAYLAVLTLPAGQVPDGEFAVHVDAGRVAGVYRAAHMEDSRAGFLFRSEHELDYHYRDVPRQKELLRQRFDGMHPEADRWLAELDGTPAFYFDSITQLRMDTWSRGRVTLVGDAGYCPGPAVGGSTSLAVVGAYVLAGELAEAGGDHTRAYPAYERAMAKAVRDSRAFALGAARTLVPGSAAGVWALAQGARLVSALPVAVTRGLSKLNTKGVRLHDSIAVRDYSAVPSMG, from the coding sequence ATGCGCGTTCTTGTCTCCGGCGCCAGCGTCGCCGGGCCGGTTCTCGCCTACTGGCTCACCCGGTACGGATTCGAGGTGACCGTCGTGGAGCGTGCGCCGGCGCCGCGCAAGGCAGGCGGCCACTCGGTGGACCTGTTCCGGCCGGCCATGGACATATCCGAGCGCATGGGTGTGCTGCCGCGGGTGGAGGCCCTCGCCACCGGCACCGACCGGCTGGTCATCCACCGGCCCGGCGTGAAGAAGCCGGTGACGCTCGATCTCACCAAGGTGTTCGGCGCCACATCCGACCGGCACGTGGAGATCATGCGGGACGATCTGAGCGAGATCTACTACGACGCCACCAAGGACGACATCGAGTACGTGTTCGGCGACAGCATCACGACCATCGAGGACGACGGCCAGGTGCGCTTCGAGCGTGGACAACAGCGTCGTTTCGACCTCGTGGTGGGGGCCGACGGGTTGCACTCCAACGTACGGCGGCTGGTCTTCGGTCCGGAGAAGGACTACACGACGTTCATCGGCGCCTACTTGGCCGTGCTGACCCTGCCGGCGGGTCAGGTCCCGGACGGGGAGTTCGCCGTGCATGTGGACGCCGGCCGGGTCGCCGGTGTCTACCGCGCGGCGCACATGGAGGATTCCAGAGCGGGATTCCTGTTCCGCAGCGAGCACGAGCTCGACTACCACTATCGCGACGTACCCCGGCAGAAGGAACTGCTGCGCCAGAGATTCGACGGCATGCACCCGGAGGCGGACCGGTGGCTGGCCGAGCTGGACGGCACGCCGGCGTTCTACTTCGACTCGATCACGCAGCTCCGCATGGACACCTGGTCGCGCGGCCGGGTCACCCTGGTCGGCGACGCGGGGTACTGCCCGGGCCCTGCGGTCGGCGGCAGTACGAGCCTCGCCGTGGTCGGCGCGTACGTGCTGGCCGGTGAGCTGGCCGAGGCCGGCGGCGACCACACGCGCGCCTATCCGGCGTACGAGCGCGCGATGGCGAAGGCCGTGCGGGACAGCCGCGCGTTCGCGCTCGGCGCGGCGCGGACGCTCGTGCCGGGGTCGGCGGCCGGGGTGTGGGCTCTGGCGCAGGGTGCGCGGCTGGTGTCGGCGCTGCCGGTCGCGGTGACCAGAGGGCTTTCCAAGCTGAACACCAAAGGGGTGCGGCTGCACGACTCGATCGCGGTGCGTGACTACTCCGCCGTCCCCTCGATGGGATGA